A single window of Methanomassiliicoccaceae archaeon DNA harbors:
- a CDS encoding proton-conducting transporter membrane subunit yields MFIEYTWLIPVIPLIFFVIIGLIGKKTPKEGGLIAIIGALVSFVLSVLVVYEFLTGPAYNGGIGYVTDAVTWFTIPGGFTLTLGYYVDGLTCVMLMFSSLISLLIFIYSIGYMHDQGKRNRRYFAEVSLFLAGMLGLIISNNYLMTFVFWEVMGLCSYLLIGFWSFRHPEGDVASDKAASAAKKAFIVTRLGDVSFMAGLFVLLYAFQSLDYVSLFEPSAIAAVDSNLIILATLLLFGGAIGKSAQFPLQDWLPDAMAGPTTVSALIHAATMVKAGVYLVARSYPLFVQSADVMLLVGLIGGITAILAASMALNNMNIKKVLAFSTISQLGYMIMALGAGGYMMAIGMQENNPALIAAGAAGYTAGVFHMFNHAFFKALLFMGSGSVIHSCGTEDMREMGGLGKKMKWTSITMLIGSLSIAGFPFFSGFWSKDLVLESVMKASEFGPEGYIFAIIWVLGVVTAFMTAFYMFRMWYMTFGGPKGHATEHSHGESPASMTIPLMLLAIFAFGSGFLILFGLDGIITISPDAITGAFTVGMHDGHGAAHFIEELFTNPYTYLTIVLALLGIYIAYLMYSKFSVNPGRFNKEGQSRLYNALEKRWWFPQLYDWISWKFGYGIGKGVDYFDRNVVDGTVNGLSSAVVGSGESAKYVQTGNVGNYASIVMIGVAAVFVVALVFIYFMGGM; encoded by the coding sequence ATGTTCATCGAATATACATGGCTCATACCGGTGATTCCGCTGATTTTCTTCGTTATCATCGGTCTGATCGGAAAGAAGACCCCCAAAGAAGGGGGGTTGATTGCAATCATAGGGGCCTTGGTATCCTTCGTCCTGTCCGTGCTGGTGGTGTACGAGTTCCTAACGGGACCCGCTTACAACGGCGGCATCGGTTATGTGACGGATGCGGTAACATGGTTCACGATCCCGGGCGGGTTCACGCTCACACTGGGATACTACGTGGATGGGCTTACTTGCGTAATGCTGATGTTCTCCTCCCTGATCTCCCTGCTGATCTTCATCTACTCGATAGGGTACATGCATGACCAGGGAAAGAGGAACAGGAGATACTTCGCAGAAGTGAGCCTTTTCCTCGCAGGAATGCTGGGGCTCATAATCTCCAACAACTACCTGATGACCTTCGTCTTCTGGGAGGTAATGGGCCTTTGCTCGTACCTCCTGATAGGATTCTGGAGCTTCAGGCACCCTGAAGGCGATGTCGCTTCCGACAAAGCCGCTTCCGCCGCAAAGAAGGCGTTCATAGTTACCCGCCTGGGAGACGTTTCGTTCATGGCAGGACTGTTCGTACTTCTGTACGCGTTCCAGTCCCTGGACTACGTTAGCCTGTTCGAGCCCTCGGCCATAGCCGCTGTCGACTCGAATCTGATAATCCTTGCTACTCTCCTGCTTTTCGGAGGTGCGATCGGAAAGAGCGCACAGTTCCCTCTGCAGGACTGGTTGCCGGATGCGATGGCGGGCCCGACCACGGTTTCAGCTTTGATACACGCGGCGACGATGGTCAAGGCGGGCGTGTACCTCGTTGCGAGGAGCTACCCGCTGTTCGTCCAGTCTGCGGACGTCATGCTGCTCGTCGGCCTGATCGGAGGAATCACCGCAATACTTGCGGCCTCCATGGCGCTTAACAATATGAACATAAAGAAAGTCCTCGCGTTCTCGACGATTTCCCAGCTCGGTTACATGATAATGGCACTGGGAGCCGGCGGATACATGATGGCAATAGGGATGCAGGAAAACAACCCGGCCCTTATTGCCGCGGGCGCAGCCGGATACACCGCAGGTGTGTTCCACATGTTCAACCACGCCTTCTTCAAGGCATTGCTGTTCATGGGGTCCGGTTCGGTCATCCATTCGTGCGGTACCGAGGACATGCGCGAGATGGGCGGCCTCGGTAAGAAGATGAAGTGGACTTCGATAACCATGCTGATCGGTTCATTATCGATTGCAGGGTTCCCCTTCTTCAGCGGTTTCTGGTCGAAAGACCTCGTGCTCGAGTCTGTTATGAAGGCGTCGGAGTTTGGACCCGAGGGCTACATATTCGCAATAATATGGGTTCTGGGAGTCGTGACCGCGTTCATGACCGCGTTCTACATGTTCCGCATGTGGTACATGACGTTCGGAGGACCCAAGGGTCACGCAACCGAGCACTCGCACGGCGAGTCCCCGGCATCCATGACCATCCCCTTGATGTTGCTTGCGATATTCGCGTTCGGTTCCGGTTTCCTGATTCTGTTCGGGCTTGACGGCATAATAACCATATCCCCCGATGCGATCACAGGTGCGTTCACAGTGGGAATGCACGACGGTCACGGAGCAGCGCACTTCATCGAAGAGCTGTTCACCAACCCGTACACCTACCTGACCATAGTCCTGGCACTGCTGGGGATATACATTGCGTACCTCATGTACAGCAAGTTCTCGGTCAACCCCGGGAGGTTCAACAAGGAAGGACAGTCCAGGCTCTACAATGCCCTGGAGAAGAGATGGTGGTTCCCCCAGTTGTACGACTGGATTTCCTGGAAGTTCGGATACGGCATCGGAAAAGGTGTCGATTACTTCGACAGGAACGTGGTCGACGGGACCGTCAACGGACTCTCCAGTGCAGTTGTGGGTTCAGGCGAGAGCGCCAAGTACGTCCAGACAGGAAACGTGGGCAACTATGCTTCGATCGTGATGATCGGTGTAGCGGCGGTATTCGTCGTTGCCCTTGTATTTATCTATTTCATGGGAGGGATGTAA
- a CDS encoding NADH-quinone oxidoreductase subunit M, whose protein sequence is MFDEIFAEIPILMLLLVIPLIGAVATLFMGGERQKYAKYVAGAFSGVTLVLVILLMFVDNMALLSENYLWIDAANIRISFILEIDGLSLLMVLLTALLVFLVVVFSASESDRPNYFHTLIMIMELGLMGVYLSADYFLFYIMWEVTLIPMYFMISWYGGPRRHYSAIKFFIYTHVASLVMLIGIFAIVFQAAAINPGVIADFSFAAVNAASGSFGEVFQVLVFGLLFFGFAVKMPAVPFHTWLPDAHVEAPTGGSVLLAGVMLKMGSYGIIRVALNALPDGAIWWAEIILVVALISIVYGAYACIAQTDLKKMVAYSSINHMGMVMLGIAASLLYVKYAASPDPVIAQIGIEFAIFQMFAHGLVTAVLFMVCGFTGHALGTREIPLLGGLAGKLPAFATFMMIGFMASLGLPGLVGFWGEFGVIFSFYVAAEAMGQIWLIVFCLLSIMLNAGFYIWAMQRTLFGRETTKVDLSHVHDVSKAEGFALAVLCIVIALFGIWPDFALGYIETFVANFAMPGV, encoded by the coding sequence GTGTTCGACGAAATTTTCGCTGAGATCCCCATACTGATGTTGTTGCTGGTGATTCCCCTAATAGGGGCAGTCGCAACGCTCTTTATGGGCGGAGAGAGACAGAAGTACGCAAAGTACGTGGCGGGAGCCTTCTCAGGTGTAACGCTGGTACTTGTGATACTCCTAATGTTCGTCGATAATATGGCGCTCCTTTCGGAGAACTATCTTTGGATCGACGCCGCAAACATCAGGATATCGTTCATACTGGAAATAGACGGGCTCAGCCTGTTGATGGTCCTGCTGACCGCTCTGCTGGTGTTCCTGGTCGTCGTGTTCTCGGCATCCGAGAGCGACAGGCCGAACTACTTCCACACGCTGATAATGATCATGGAGCTGGGTCTGATGGGTGTCTACCTGTCGGCCGATTACTTCCTGTTCTACATCATGTGGGAAGTAACGCTGATCCCGATGTACTTCATGATATCATGGTACGGAGGGCCCAGAAGGCACTATTCGGCAATCAAGTTCTTCATCTATACGCATGTGGCGAGCCTGGTCATGCTGATCGGTATCTTCGCGATCGTGTTCCAGGCGGCAGCAATAAACCCCGGCGTAATTGCGGACTTCTCGTTCGCCGCCGTGAACGCTGCGTCTGGATCGTTCGGCGAGGTATTCCAGGTGCTGGTGTTCGGTCTGTTGTTCTTCGGGTTTGCAGTCAAGATGCCCGCGGTCCCGTTCCACACATGGCTTCCGGACGCGCACGTCGAGGCACCTACCGGAGGCTCGGTCCTGCTTGCAGGTGTCATGCTTAAGATGGGATCTTACGGTATAATCAGGGTCGCACTCAACGCTCTACCCGACGGAGCAATCTGGTGGGCGGAGATAATATTGGTCGTTGCCTTGATTTCGATAGTCTACGGCGCTTACGCATGTATCGCGCAGACCGACCTCAAAAAGATGGTGGCCTATTCGTCCATCAACCACATGGGAATGGTCATGCTGGGTATCGCCGCATCGCTGCTGTACGTCAAGTACGCCGCGTCGCCCGACCCCGTAATAGCGCAGATAGGAATCGAATTCGCGATATTCCAGATGTTCGCCCACGGCCTCGTTACCGCAGTGCTGTTCATGGTGTGCGGTTTCACCGGTCATGCCTTGGGAACGAGGGAGATTCCGCTTCTCGGCGGTCTGGCAGGAAAATTACCTGCCTTCGCAACCTTCATGATGATCGGTTTCATGGCCTCGCTGGGTCTGCCCGGTCTCGTAGGGTTCTGGGGAGAGTTCGGAGTGATATTCTCGTTCTACGTGGCGGCGGAAGCCATGGGACAGATATGGCTGATAGTATTCTGCCTGCTGTCCATCATGCTGAACGCAGGGTTTTACATATGGGCGATGCAGAGAACGCTGTTCGGCAGGGAGACCACCAAGGTCGATCTGTCTCATGTGCACGATGTTAGCAAGGCCGAGGGCTTCGCACTGGCGGTGCTGTGCATAGTCATAGCGCTGTTCGGTATTTGGCCCGACTTCGCTCTGGGCTATATCGAGACTTTCGTGGCAAACTTTGCCATGCCGGGGGTGTGA
- a CDS encoding NADH-quinone oxidoreductase subunit N: MVDIDINWITDSFGSMTPVLPMVLVIIGALLMPGIHLLFKRKDVTCAVSLAFVVLAAVFNILLLLGHYNGTYYDLFTYDAFSGLMILLFQVVAFIAILIAGPSSETTKLHVGAFYSLMLIATAGMAFVATASDLLLIFVGVEMVSIPSYAMVAMKKKDPRASEAAVKYVIIGGLSSGLTIYGISMLFGLTGTTNIADIAAALATQGYTAGLVIALATMIAGYGFKIAAAPFHMWAPDVYEGAATPVSLFLATGSKKMGLVVYIKVFFVMFVTIQAAQPFMTESIQYVFAILAAITMTVGNILAIVQGNVKRMLAYSSIAQAGYMLMAIAIMSEWAMTGTIYYMFAHVFMKGGAFVVVAALITAGVGENLKDYRGLAKRAPLLSAVMLLCVFSLAGIPPLAGFTAKFFLFSAAIVPGLGEPVSAQWVWLAFVAILNSAISLYYYAKIVKAMYIEKGESEEKIKVPVAFTIAAVLCVLGVIAMGVFPEPFLYYCSQAAAAIMP, translated from the coding sequence ATGGTAGATATTGATATCAATTGGATAACCGACTCGTTCGGAAGCATGACCCCGGTACTGCCCATGGTGCTTGTCATCATAGGGGCATTGCTGATGCCGGGCATTCACCTTCTCTTCAAGAGAAAAGATGTGACCTGCGCGGTATCGCTTGCGTTTGTGGTTCTGGCGGCAGTATTCAACATACTGCTTCTGCTCGGGCACTACAACGGGACGTATTACGACCTGTTCACATACGACGCGTTCTCGGGACTGATGATCCTGCTTTTCCAGGTCGTCGCATTCATTGCTATCCTGATTGCGGGCCCCAGCAGCGAGACGACCAAGTTGCACGTCGGTGCGTTCTATTCGCTGATGCTCATCGCAACGGCGGGAATGGCATTCGTTGCAACAGCTTCCGACCTGCTACTGATCTTCGTGGGCGTCGAGATGGTAAGCATCCCGTCGTACGCGATGGTCGCAATGAAGAAAAAAGACCCCAGGGCCTCTGAGGCCGCTGTCAAGTACGTCATCATCGGAGGACTTTCTTCCGGTCTGACGATATACGGTATTTCTATGCTGTTCGGCCTTACGGGCACGACCAACATCGCGGATATCGCGGCGGCACTCGCAACCCAGGGATACACCGCAGGCCTCGTAATCGCGCTTGCGACTATGATCGCAGGATATGGTTTCAAGATCGCGGCGGCTCCGTTCCACATGTGGGCCCCCGACGTGTACGAGGGGGCAGCGACACCGGTTTCTCTGTTCCTTGCTACAGGCTCCAAGAAAATGGGGCTCGTGGTATACATCAAGGTCTTTTTCGTGATGTTCGTCACGATACAGGCGGCCCAGCCGTTCATGACCGAGTCGATCCAGTACGTGTTCGCGATCCTTGCGGCCATCACGATGACCGTAGGAAATATACTGGCCATCGTACAGGGCAATGTGAAGAGAATGCTGGCATACTCTTCGATAGCCCAGGCAGGTTACATGCTTATGGCGATCGCGATCATGAGCGAGTGGGCGATGACAGGAACAATCTACTACATGTTCGCGCACGTGTTCATGAAGGGCGGAGCGTTCGTGGTCGTAGCTGCGCTGATAACGGCCGGCGTCGGAGAGAACCTCAAGGATTACAGAGGACTTGCAAAGAGGGCACCGTTGCTTTCAGCTGTGATGCTTCTATGTGTGTTCTCGCTTGCGGGAATACCCCCTCTGGCGGGATTCACAGCAAAGTTCTTCCTGTTCTCGGCCGCAATCGTGCCCGGGCTCGGAGAACCGGTATCGGCACAGTGGGTGTGGCTCGCGTTCGTGGCAATACTGAACTCTGCCATTTCGCTGTATTATTACGCCAAGATAGTCAAGGCGATGTACATCGAGAAGGGAGAGTCCGAAGAGAAGATCAAGGTCCCCGTGGCATTCACGATAGCAGCAGTATTGTGCGTCTTAGGAGTAATCGCGATGGGTGTATTCCCTGAGCCGTTCCTATATTACTGCTCGCAGGCCGCGGCCGCCATTATGCCTTGA
- a CDS encoding polyprenyl synthetase family protein: MSDLWHDCISDELERVEDLMAKELTSENRELTEMCRYVITSGGKRIRPAVCILAYYACGGRDPKRAIEIGSAFEIIHSATLVHDDINDQGELRRGRKSLYKEYTIGKAIITGDFMFAMGFRLIGATSPDIVEYVIDASSSMSAGEFIQKNFEHKSEVTEDDYMEIINGKTAKIISASAKSGAFMADANIQTLDAIGDYAMATGMAFQIIDDTLDIIGDADNTGKLVGTDIIEGKPTLPIIYAMEDPLYGKQIIEVFETDEPDADTVEMAINLIKKTDAISRCKKKAMEVLVEARQNLDILGDSIYKRALLALGDYIVTRDK, encoded by the coding sequence ATGTCCGACCTTTGGCACGACTGCATATCGGATGAGCTCGAAAGGGTCGAGGACCTAATGGCTAAGGAACTGACGTCCGAGAACCGAGAGCTCACCGAAATGTGCAGATATGTCATCACTTCAGGAGGCAAAAGGATCAGGCCCGCCGTATGCATCCTGGCTTATTACGCATGCGGAGGGAGAGATCCCAAGAGGGCGATCGAAATAGGCTCCGCGTTCGAAATCATCCACAGCGCGACCCTAGTCCACGATGATATCAATGACCAGGGCGAGCTTCGCAGGGGCCGCAAGTCGCTTTACAAAGAGTATACGATCGGTAAGGCGATAATCACCGGTGATTTCATGTTCGCCATGGGCTTCAGACTGATAGGTGCCACATCGCCCGACATAGTCGAATATGTCATCGACGCATCGTCATCCATGAGCGCCGGCGAATTCATCCAGAAGAATTTCGAGCACAAGTCCGAGGTCACAGAGGACGACTATATGGAGATCATCAACGGGAAGACCGCCAAGATAATTTCCGCATCGGCAAAGTCGGGCGCATTCATGGCCGATGCAAACATCCAGACGCTGGATGCGATCGGGGATTACGCCATGGCCACCGGGATGGCATTCCAGATAATCGATGATACCTTGGACATAATCGGGGATGCCGATAACACCGGCAAGCTTGTAGGTACAGATATCATCGAGGGCAAGCCCACACTTCCCATAATATATGCCATGGAAGACCCACTTTACGGAAAGCAGATCATCGAAGTGTTCGAGACCGATGAGCCAGACGCCGATACAGTAGAGATGGCGATCAATCTGATAAAGAAGACCGACGCCATAAGCAGGTGCAAGAAAAAGGCGATGGAGGTACTGGTCGAAGCACGCCAGAATCTCGATATCCTTGGCGACTCGATCTATAAGAGGGCTCTGCTGGCACTTGGCGATTACATCGTAACGAGGGATAAGTGA
- a CDS encoding NAD(P)/FAD-dependent oxidoreductase → MTEKVDVLVVGAGPAGSMTARFAAEKGVSVRIIERRGEVGFPVRCGELVPSLEETRGTFPDAPDLDDTMDIPSSLVTRWIEGMRFTSPNGRTTEFPFTGCTVDRDRFDQHLISEAVKAGAELVTNCSFQRIENGVAVTEKGEIEYKVIVGADGPSSRVSRELGLPRNKNLYPAVTSVAKGDFEPVIEMFFGGIAPGAYSWIIPKSGCANVGVGFAPKFSKGRPTEYFRQFAEKQGLDIVQEVHGKYVPSEGPINRTVSGNGLVVGDAAGQVASVNGGGIPQAMISGRICGNVVADHILKGRPLEDYDSEFREAIGKPLKTAALNKKLADTFAFGSDRRTDICMRILGERRMANLVRCKRIFP, encoded by the coding sequence GTGACAGAGAAGGTGGATGTTCTGGTGGTCGGAGCCGGCCCGGCCGGCAGTATGACCGCACGCTTTGCGGCCGAGAAAGGCGTCTCGGTCAGAATCATCGAGAGGCGCGGCGAGGTCGGATTTCCGGTCAGGTGCGGAGAGCTCGTTCCGAGTCTGGAGGAGACACGCGGCACCTTTCCCGACGCGCCGGATCTCGATGATACGATGGATATCCCTTCCTCATTGGTTACGAGATGGATAGAGGGCATGAGGTTCACATCTCCTAACGGTCGAACCACTGAATTCCCGTTCACCGGATGCACGGTCGACAGAGATAGGTTCGATCAACATCTTATATCGGAGGCCGTCAAGGCCGGCGCCGAACTCGTGACGAACTGCAGTTTCCAAAGGATAGAGAACGGGGTTGCTGTGACCGAGAAAGGCGAGATCGAATACAAGGTCATCGTGGGCGCAGACGGCCCATCCTCCAGAGTCTCCCGAGAACTGGGCCTCCCTCGGAACAAGAATCTCTACCCTGCGGTCACATCGGTCGCCAAAGGTGACTTTGAGCCTGTAATCGAGATGTTCTTCGGAGGCATCGCTCCGGGCGCCTACAGCTGGATAATACCCAAGTCGGGATGCGCAAACGTCGGAGTGGGATTCGCACCCAAATTCTCCAAGGGAAGGCCCACCGAATATTTCAGGCAGTTTGCGGAGAAGCAGGGATTGGACATCGTGCAAGAAGTGCACGGAAAATACGTTCCCAGCGAGGGGCCGATCAATAGAACGGTCTCCGGAAACGGACTGGTGGTCGGAGACGCCGCAGGCCAGGTCGCGTCGGTCAACGGAGGGGGAATCCCTCAGGCGATGATATCTGGGCGCATCTGCGGAAACGTAGTGGCAGACCATATACTCAAGGGCAGGCCTCTGGAGGATTACGATTCGGAATTCAGGGAGGCGATCGGCAAACCTCTGAAAACAGCGGCATTGAACAAGAAGCTCGCCGACACGTTCGCATTCGGCTCGGACCGCAGGACCGACATATGCATGCGCATACTCGGCGAAAGGCGCATGGCCAACCTGGTAAGATGCAAGCGCATATTCCCTTGA
- a CDS encoding nucleic acid-binding protein, producing the protein MLIMDTSAFFTMDWIPDEEFLCPPGIVDELQRFNDPRLALWDDRLRVSDCTKTSMEKVKEEARKTGDIGRLSPVDLSVLALALDTGGTILTDDYSIQNVAKSMEIPYRAVGTAGITKKVKWNYRCIGCGKWFKEKSEECPICGSAMRSHRKK; encoded by the coding sequence ATGCTCATCATGGACACTTCGGCGTTCTTCACGATGGATTGGATCCCCGATGAGGAATTCCTCTGCCCGCCTGGGATAGTGGACGAGCTGCAGAGGTTCAACGACCCGCGTCTCGCTCTGTGGGACGACCGCCTCAGGGTGTCCGACTGCACCAAAACCTCGATGGAAAAGGTGAAGGAAGAGGCGCGAAAGACCGGAGACATCGGAAGGCTCTCGCCTGTGGACCTCTCCGTGCTTGCACTTGCCTTGGACACAGGCGGCACGATACTGACCGACGATTATTCCATCCAAAATGTAGCCAAATCTATGGAGATACCCTATCGGGCGGTGGGCACGGCAGGAATAACGAAAAAGGTCAAATGGAACTACCGTTGCATCGGGTGCGGAAAATGGTTCAAGGAAAAATCCGAAGAGTGCCCCATATGCGGCTCGGCCATGCGGTCCCATCGTAAGAAATGA
- a CDS encoding CDP-2,3-bis-(O-geranylgeranyl)-sn-glycerol synthase has product MDVLGAVTVMLVGLWVFLPAMLPNSAAVVFGGGTKMDFGRSWRGKRIFGDGKSFRGFFGGAFSGIALGMILIGISHVFDPVDHWGYGQLWQCAGTVCALSFGAVLGDLSGAFIKRRLGMERGQKAPILDQYDFVAGALLVTALFFPGWVYGTYIEGWNILALIFLILIMFGIHRIANMVGFKAGLKKEPW; this is encoded by the coding sequence ATGGACGTTCTGGGTGCCGTTACAGTAATGCTGGTCGGACTTTGGGTGTTTTTGCCAGCTATGTTGCCCAACTCCGCTGCCGTGGTATTCGGTGGAGGGACGAAGATGGACTTCGGCAGGTCTTGGAGGGGCAAAAGGATATTCGGAGATGGCAAGTCCTTCAGAGGCTTTTTCGGAGGTGCCTTCTCAGGGATAGCTCTGGGCATGATCCTGATTGGGATCTCTCACGTTTTCGACCCCGTAGACCACTGGGGATATGGGCAGCTATGGCAATGCGCGGGGACCGTATGTGCGCTGTCTTTCGGAGCGGTGCTCGGCGATCTTTCCGGAGCCTTCATCAAACGCAGGCTCGGCATGGAAAGGGGTCAGAAGGCGCCGATCCTTGACCAATATGATTTCGTTGCAGGAGCGTTGCTCGTCACGGCGCTGTTCTTTCCCGGCTGGGTTTACGGGACCTACATAGAGGGATGGAACATACTGGCACTTATATTCTTGATACTGATAATGTTCGGTATACACCGGATAGCCAACATGGTCGGATTCAAAGCCGGCCTGAAAAAAGAACCATGGTGA
- the pyrE gene encoding orotate phosphoribosyltransferase — protein sequence MGEMSKALIECGALQFGDFTLASGAKSTYYIDIKKASTNPRVLKLIAKLMASKVSELGYRPDRIAGVVLGSVPLAAALSLETGIPYVMVRKEKKDHGTGKLIEGDLEVGDRVLVIEDVITTAGSSIAAIATVREAGGKVTDIVSVIDRQGGGSENLFEAGVELRPLVRASEILEGRV from the coding sequence ATGGGAGAAATGTCAAAGGCACTGATAGAATGCGGAGCGCTGCAGTTCGGAGACTTCACGCTGGCGTCGGGGGCGAAAAGCACCTACTACATAGATATAAAGAAGGCGAGCACGAACCCCAGGGTCCTGAAGCTCATAGCCAAGCTTATGGCATCGAAGGTATCGGAGCTCGGTTACCGCCCCGACAGGATCGCCGGGGTAGTCCTCGGATCCGTTCCTTTGGCAGCGGCCCTTTCGCTCGAGACGGGTATCCCTTACGTTATGGTTCGGAAAGAGAAGAAGGACCACGGTACCGGGAAGTTGATCGAGGGGGACCTGGAAGTCGGGGACCGCGTGCTGGTCATAGAGGACGTTATAACCACGGCAGGCTCCAGCATCGCCGCCATCGCGACCGTACGCGAAGCTGGAGGAAAGGTCACCGACATAGTTTCCGTCATCGACCGCCAGGGAGGGGGCTCGGAAAATCTCTTCGAGGCTGGCGTTGAACTTCGACCGCTGGTCAGGGCGTCCGAGATTCTGGAGGGCCGTGTTTGA
- a CDS encoding uracil-DNA glycosylase: MRPSENCDLCSLCKGRTNLVLPSGDLSSGIAFVGEAPGESEDLQGKPFVGRSGKILDKIMAEEGLDRSKVMITNTVKCRPPNNRDPTKEEMAACRKFLDSELSSCRLVIGLGKSACRDLLGYEGKMGDIVNKKIFITVDGKEIAFIPTYHPAACIYNKEARVGLRETIRTARGELEAGN, encoded by the coding sequence TTGAGGCCGTCGGAGAACTGTGACCTCTGTTCCCTGTGCAAAGGAAGGACCAACCTTGTCCTGCCCAGCGGGGACCTGTCCTCGGGAATAGCTTTCGTGGGGGAGGCCCCCGGCGAATCAGAGGACCTGCAGGGTAAGCCATTCGTAGGCAGGTCGGGCAAGATACTCGACAAGATCATGGCGGAGGAAGGCCTCGATCGGTCTAAGGTAATGATCACCAACACTGTGAAATGCCGCCCACCGAATAACCGCGACCCCACGAAGGAGGAGATGGCCGCATGCAGGAAGTTCCTCGACAGCGAGCTTTCATCATGCAGACTGGTGATCGGCCTAGGCAAATCTGCCTGCAGGGACCTCCTAGGATACGAAGGAAAGATGGGCGATATAGTCAACAAGAAGATTTTCATAACGGTCGACGGAAAAGAGATCGCGTTCATACCCACCTACCATCCGGCCGCATGCATCTACAACAAAGAGGCCCGGGTGGGCCTCAGGGAGACCATCAGGACAGCGAGGGGAGAGCTTGAAGCTGGGAACTGA
- a CDS encoding HAD-IIA family hydrolase, with the protein MKLGTDVAGVLLDMDGTVYRGDEPIEGASLFISRLKEAGVPYAFITNNSSHTRDFYYRRLSNMGFPVSEAEIITSATATARFLQKFRPGARVFLMASPDVREEIVSYGINVTDDRPDTVLLTFDRTICYDRINEAYHLISAGAELVATHPDDLCPTEDSYDVDIGPFIRLFESLTGKKATVIGKPNSLMLEMAASVMNVDPSDTMMIGDRLYTDIRMANDAGIRSVLVLTGETSESDLVTSAVRPDYVVQSVAKIDILPRRGTLKMCQ; encoded by the coding sequence TTGAAGCTGGGAACTGACGTCGCCGGGGTACTTCTGGACATGGACGGCACCGTTTACCGGGGAGATGAGCCCATAGAAGGCGCCTCCCTTTTCATTTCGAGGCTGAAGGAAGCAGGCGTACCGTACGCGTTCATAACGAACAATTCCTCCCATACTCGCGACTTCTACTACCGGAGGCTCAGTAATATGGGATTTCCCGTTTCCGAGGCCGAGATAATCACATCTGCGACCGCCACGGCCAGGTTTCTGCAAAAGTTCCGACCCGGTGCGCGCGTTTTCCTCATGGCGTCACCGGACGTCAGGGAAGAGATCGTTTCATACGGCATCAACGTAACCGACGATAGGCCGGATACAGTGTTGCTAACGTTCGACCGCACCATATGCTATGACAGGATAAACGAGGCGTACCATCTGATATCCGCAGGCGCGGAGCTCGTGGCCACACATCCGGACGACCTATGCCCTACGGAAGACTCGTACGATGTGGACATAGGTCCGTTCATCAGGCTGTTCGAGTCGCTCACGGGAAAAAAGGCAACGGTGATAGGTAAACCGAACAGTCTGATGCTCGAGATGGCGGCCAGTGTAATGAACGTAGATCCCTCCGATACTATGATGATCGGGGACCGTCTTTACACAGACATCAGGATGGCCAACGATGCGGGGATCCGTTCAGTCCTGGTACTAACAGGTGAGACTTCAGAGAGCGATCTGGTAACTTCTGCGGTGAGGCCCGATTATGTGGTCCAGTCCGTTGCAAAAATCGATATTTTGCCCAGGCGAGGGACATTAAAGATGTGCCAGTGA